From a single Oncorhynchus tshawytscha isolate Ot180627B linkage group LG33, Otsh_v2.0, whole genome shotgun sequence genomic region:
- the LOC112233481 gene encoding endothelial differentiation-related factor 1 homolog, translating to MAESDWDTVTVLRKKGPTAAQAKSKQAITAAQRRGEDLETTKKWSAGQNKQHLMTKNTAKLDRETEELQHQRVSLEVGKVIQQGRQNKGLTQKDLATKINEKPQVIADYECGKAIPNNQVMGKIERAIGLKLRGKDIGLPLEAKPKKK from the exons ATGGCAGAAAGCGACTGGGACACCGTGACGGTTTTGAGGAAGAAGGGTCCGACTGCTGCGCAGGCCAAATCTAAGCAG GCTATCACAGCTGCACAGAGACGTGGAGAAGACCTCGAGACTACTAAGAAAT GGTCTGCGGGGCAGAACAAGCAGCACCTGATGACCAAGAACACGGCCAAGCTGGACCGTGAGACGGAGGAGCTGCAGCACCAGCGGGTCTCCCTGGAGGTGGGAAAGGTCATCCAGCAGGGCCGCCAGAACAAGGGCCTCACCCAGAAAGACCTAGCCACT AAAATCAATGAGAAGCCTCAGGTCATTGCTGACTATGAGTGTGGGAAAGCAATTCCCAACAATCAGGTCATGGGAAAGATTGAGAGAGCAATCG GTTTGAAACTGCGCGGGAAAGATATTGGACTGCCCCTGGAGGCAAAACCCAAAAAGAAATGA